CGGAAGATATTGCGGAAACGGCGGCATGGCTCGTGGCCCTGCCGCCGCATGTCAATATAAACCGCATCGAAATGATGCCGACCTGCCAGGCCAGCGGCGCCTTGACGGTGAAACGGAACGTCTGACGCCTGTTCAGATCGCGCCGTTGATCCATTTGGCGAGTTCGCCCTTGGGCGCGGCGCCGACCTTCTGGGCCGCGAGCTTGCCGTCCTTGAACAGCATCAGGGTCGGAATCGAGCGGATGCCGAGCTTGCCGGCGACCGCCGGGTTTTCATCGACATTGAGCTTAACGATCTTGACCTTGCCGGCATAATCCTTGGCCAGCTCCTCCAGCGACGGGCCGATCATCTTGCACGGTCCGCACCATTCCGCCCAGAAATCCACGACCACCGGCGCCTCGGATTTGAGAACATCGGATTCGAAAGTGGCGTCGGTGACTTTGACGGTGGACATGGAAACCTCTCGTGCGGGGGGATCGAATCCCGGATCTGTGGGTGAAACTGCGGCCAAAGTAGGTAGGGCGACCTCCTGCGTCAAGCGCGCGGGCGCCGCCAACCCCTTGCGCCTGAGCAAGAGTCAGGCCGGAAACACGCCTTTGGTCAGAAATTTACGCGCTTTGGAATTTCCTCGCGGGTTTCCCGGCGCCGGACGCCGGCCCTCGCCGCCCACGCCCGCCGGTTGCCATGGCGGCACCAGATGTTTCTTGCCCGGCCCGATGAGATCGGCCCGGCCCATGCTTTTCAGCGCCTCGCGCAGCATCGGCCAGTTCTCCGGATCGTGATAACGCAAAAAGGCCTTGTGCAGGCGGCGCTGGCGCAAGCCCTTGACGGCCGAGACCGGTTCGGAGGCGCCGTGGCGCACGGGCTTCAAGGGATTGAAGCCCGAATGATACATGGCTGTGGCGAGCGCCATGGGCGAGGGCAGAAAGGTCTGGACCTGATCGGCGCGGTAATTGTTGCGCTTGAGCCAGAGCGCGAGATTCATCATGTCCTCGTCGCTCGCGCCGGGATGGGCGGCGATGAAATAGGGAATGAGATAATATTCCTTGCCCGCCTCGCGCGCCGCCTTGTCGAACAGGACCTTGAACTTGTCATAGGCTCCTATCCCTGGCTTCATCATCTTGGAGAGCGGGCCCTCCTCGGTGTGCTCCGGCGCGATTTTCAAATAGCCGCCGACATGATGGGCGACCAGTTCCTTCACATAGGCCGGACTTTTGACCGCGAGGTCGTAGCGCACGCCGGAGGCGACCATGACCTTTTTGACGCCTTTGACCTCGCGCGCCTTTTTATAAAGCTCGATCAGCGCGTCATGGCTGGTGTTCAGGTTCTTGCAAATGTCGGGATAGACGCAGGATAGCTTTCGGCAGACGTTTTCGGTCTCTTTGTCCTTGCAGGCCATGCGATACATATTGGCGGTCGGCCCGCCGATATCCGAAATGATCCCGGTAAAACCTTCGGTCTTGTCGCGAATCTCCTCGATCTCTTTCAAAATCGAATCCTGCGAGCGGCTCTGGATGATGCGGCCCTCGTGCTCGGTGATCGAACAGAAGGAGCAGCCGCCGAAACAGCCCCGCATGATGGTCACGGAATGGCGGATCATCTCCCAGGCCGGGATTTTCGCGCCGTCGTAAGATGGATGCGGCGCGCGGGCGTAGGGCAGATCGTAAACGCCGTCCATTTCCGCCGTGGTCAGGGGAATGGGCGGGGCTGTGAGCCAGATGTCCTTGTCGCCATGTTTCTGCACCAAAGGCCTGGCGTTGCCGGGATTGCTCTCCTTGTGCAGCACGCGCGAGGCGCGGGCGTAAGCCTCGGGCTCGGCGACCACCTGGTCGTAAGCCGGCAGGCGGACGACGACCTTGTCGCCCTTGACGTGAATCCCCTCGTCGCCGTCGAGGTCGTCCGCATGGGCCTCGGTCCAGCCCTCGGGCGGCGCGCCGCGCAGCAGCGCAAGGCCGCGGATGTCCGAGAAATCCTGAGAAACGCCCTTTTTGGCGATGCGATGGGCGACCTCGACCAAAGCGCGCTCGGCATTGCCGTAAAGCAGCAGGTCGGCCTTGGAATCGAGCAGGATCGAGCGGCGGATCTTGTCGGACCAGTAATCGTAATGGGCGATGCGGCGCAGCGACGCCTCGATCCCGCCGACGACGACGGGCGCTTGTGGAAAAGCCTCGCGGCAGCGC
This genomic interval from Candidatus Rhodoblastus alkanivorans contains the following:
- the trxA gene encoding thioredoxin, which translates into the protein MSTVKVTDATFESDVLKSEAPVVVDFWAEWCGPCKMIGPSLEELAKDYAGKVKIVKLNVDENPAVAGKLGIRSIPTLMLFKDGKLAAQKVGAAPKGELAKWINGAI
- a CDS encoding YgiQ family radical SAM protein; protein product: MNQTYTLAPTAKPLFSYRRYWAHRFGTAPFLPMSRAEMEALGWDSCDVILVTGDAYIDHPSFGMAIIGRLLEAQGFRVGIIAQPDWKNADAFKQLGKPNLFFGVTAGNMDSMVNRYTSDRRLRHNDSYTPHGEGGKRPDRAVIVYAQRCREAFPQAPVVVGGIEASLRRIAHYDYWSDKIRRSILLDSKADLLLYGNAERALVEVAHRIAKKGVSQDFSDIRGLALLRGAPPEGWTEAHADDLDGDEGIHVKGDKVVVRLPAYDQVVAEPEAYARASRVLHKESNPGNARPLVQKHGDKDIWLTAPPIPLTTAEMDGVYDLPYARAPHPSYDGAKIPAWEMIRHSVTIMRGCFGGCSFCSITEHEGRIIQSRSQDSILKEIEEIRDKTEGFTGIISDIGGPTANMYRMACKDKETENVCRKLSCVYPDICKNLNTSHDALIELYKKAREVKGVKKVMVASGVRYDLAVKSPAYVKELVAHHVGGYLKIAPEHTEEGPLSKMMKPGIGAYDKFKVLFDKAAREAGKEYYLIPYFIAAHPGASDEDMMNLALWLKRNNYRADQVQTFLPSPMALATAMYHSGFNPLKPVRHGASEPVSAVKGLRQRRLHKAFLRYHDPENWPMLREALKSMGRADLIGPGKKHLVPPWQPAGVGGEGRRPAPGNPRGNSKARKFLTKGVFPA